In Thunnus albacares chromosome 10, fThuAlb1.1, whole genome shotgun sequence, a single window of DNA contains:
- the LOC122990930 gene encoding protocadherin beta-16-like: MTRQVLLFICLLFVGSVLGQVSYSIPEEMARGSLVGNIAHDLGLQTNRLASGKARIYTRDSDEYIELNRERGVLLVKERIDREALCKQTTPCALHFQIILENPMEFYSVTIQITDINDNAPTFEKSEMEFKISESAITGVKFLLERAVDLDVGINGVQSYELKPTDNFALKLHNNADGNRNVEMVLQKPLDREKHEQISLVLTAVDGGEPQMSGTMMILITVLDANDNAPVFTQHTYKATVTENSPKGTVVATVTASDADQGSNSKITYSITNALDDIRKLFDVNKENGEVSLMGNIDFEESRNYQISLLASDEGGLTDSCKLIVDVQDMNDNKPEINIMSKSTVISEDAKLHTVVTMINIEDKDSGENGNVRCFINENIPFTLKTTTNNFYSLVTDSDLDRERHSEYNITVTCSDEGVPSLSSSVTLTLQISDVNDNAPVFERSSYEAYIVENNTPGLSIFTVKARDADWNQNARVSYILEDSSVNGVPVSSYVSVSADSGVIHAVRSFDYEQIKDFQFRVKAQDGGSPPLSSNVTVKILIQDQNDNPPQVLYPVQTGGSLVAEMVPRSADVGYLVTKVVAVDVDSGQNAWLSYKLQKATDRALFEVGLQNGEIRTIRQVTDKDAVKQRLTVIVEDNGQPSRSATVIVNVAVADSFPEVLSEFTDFTHDKEYNDNLTFYLVLALAVVSFLFITCLVVIISVKIYRWRQSRILYHSNLPVIPYYPPRYSDTLGTGTLQHVYNYEVCRTTDSRKSDCKFGRAGSQNVLIMDPSSTGTMQRIQNEKSILDEPDSPLEVCPFVTKPSSNLCIFAI, encoded by the coding sequence ATGACGAGGCAAGTactgctgtttatctgtctcCTCTTCGTCGGCTCAGTGCTCGGGCAGGTCAGCTACTCTATTCCGGAGGAAATGGCCAGAGGATCTTTAGTAGGAAATATAGCACATGATTTAGGTTTGCAAACCAACCGTTTAGCGTCTGGTAAAGCTCGAATCTATACCCGAGATAGCGACGAGTACATCGAGCTGAATAGGGAAAGGGGAGTCCTCCTTGTTAAAGAGAGAATCGACAGAGAGGCGCTATGCAAACAGACGACGCCGTGTGCTTTACATTTTCAGATAATTCTGGAGAATCCTATGGAATTTTACAGTGTTACAATCCAGATTACAGACATCAATGATAATGCACCAACctttgaaaaaagtgaaatggaATTCAAAATTAGTGAGTCTGCGATCACCGGGGTAAAATTTCTGCTGGAAAGGGCCGTGGATCTTGATGTTGGAATTAATGGTGTTCAAAGCTATGAATTAAAACCAACAGACAATTTTGCTCTGAAACTGCACAATAACGCTGATGGAaatagaaatgttgagatggtGCTGCAGAAGCCtttagacagagagaaacacgaGCAGATATCTCTGGTGTTAACGGCTGTAGATGGAGGAGAGCCGCAGATGTCAGGAACAATGATGATTCTTATTACAGTTTTAGACGCTAATGATAATGCTCCCGTTTTTACACAGCACACATACAAAGCTACAGTTACTGAGAATTCACCTAAAGGCACAGTTGTAGCTACTGTTACAGCCTCAGATGCAGATCAGGGTTCTAACAGTAAAATAACATATTCAATCACGAATGCATTAGATGATATAAGGAAATTATTTGACGTAAATAAGGAAAACGGTGAGGTCAGCTTAATGGGAAATATAGATTTTGAGGAGTCCCGAAACTATCAAATAAGTCTACTTGCTAGTGATGAAGGAGGACTCACAGATTCGTGCAAATTAATAGTCGATGTACAAGACATGAATGACAACAAGCCGGAAATCAACATTATGTCAAAGTCTACTGTTATATCAGAGGATGCCAAACTACATACAGTTGTTACAATGATAAACATCGAGGACAAGGACTCGGGAGAAAACGGTAACGTGAGATGCtttattaatgaaaatataCCTTTCActttgaaaacaacaacaaataatttCTATAGTTTAGTAACAGACAGTGAtctggacagagagagacattcTGAGTATAATATTACTGTGACCTGCTCTGATGAGGGAGTGCCCTCCCTCTCCAGCAGCGTCACTCTCACCTTACAGATCTCTGATGTGAATGATAACGCGCCTGTCTTTGAGAGGAGCTCATATGAGGCCTACATTGTAGAAAACAACACTCCAGGCCTCTCTATATTCACAGTGAAAGCCAGAGACGCTGACTGGAACCAGAATGCCCGTGTTTCTTACATACTGGAGGACTCCTCTGTTAACGGAGTGCCAGTCTCCTCATATGTGTCCGTTAGTGCTGATAGTGGAGTCATCCATGCAGTTCGCTCTTTTGACTACGAGCAGATCAAAGATTTCCAGTTCCGTGTCAAAGCGCAGGATGGAGGTTCCCCTCCACTCAGTAGCAATGTGACTGTGAAAATACTGATCCAGGACCAGAACGACAACCCCCCTCAGGTTCTGTACCCAGTCCAGACCGGTGGCTCTCTGGTGGCTGAAATGGTGCCTCGTTCAGCAGATGTGGGCTATCTGGTCACTAAAGTGGTGGCTGTTGATGTGGACTCTGGACAGAATGCCTGGCTCTCCTATAAACTGCagaaagccacagacagggcgCTATTTGAAGTGGGTTTACAGAATGGAGAAATAAGAACTATCCGCCAGGTGACTGATAAAGATGCTGtgaaacaaagactgactgTTATAGTGGAGGACAACGGGCAGCCCTCTCGTTCAGCTACAGTCATTGTTAACGTGGCGGTGGCGGACAGCTTCCCTGAAGTGCTGTCAGAGTTCACTGACTTTACACACGACAAGGAATACAATGACAACCTGACTTTTTACTTAGTGTTGGCTCTGGCTGtagtttccttcctcttcatcacgtGTTTAGTGGTTATTATATCAGTGAAAATCTACAGATGGAGACAGTCTCGCATCCTGTATCACTCCAATCTCCCTGTGATTCCATATTATCCACCACGTTACTCAGACACTTTGGGGACAGGGACTCTCCAACACGTGTACAATTACGAGGTGTGCAGGACGACTGACTCCAGAAAGAGTGACTGTAAGTTCGGCAGAGCTGGTAGTCAGAACGTGCTGATAATGGACCCCAGTTCTACAGGAACGATGCAGCGGATACAGAATGAAAAGAGCATCCTGGATGAACCAGACTCTCCTCTAGAGGTTTGTCCTTTCGTTACAAAGCCGTCATCTAATTTATGTATATTTGCcatttaa
- the LOC122990882 gene encoding protocadherin beta-16-like, producing the protein MTRQVLLFICLLFVGSVLGQVSYSIPEEMARGSLVGNIAHDLGLQTNRLASGKARIYTRDSDEYIELNRERGVLLVKERIDREALCKQTTPCALHFQIILENPMEFYSVTIQITDINDNAPTFEKSEMKFKISESATVGVKFVLERAADLDVGINDLKSYQLKPTDNFALKLYNNADGNKNVEMVLQKPLDREKQEQISLVLTAVDGGEPQMSGTMMILITVLDANDNAPVFTQHTYKATVTENSPKGTVVATVTASDADRDSYGKITYSITNTLDDIRKLFEVNEENGDVTLIGNIDFEESRNYQISLLASDEGGLTDSCKLVVDVQDMNDNTPEINIMSKSNVISEDAKLNTVVTMINIEDKDSGGNGKVQCLISENVPFILKTSTNNFYSLVTDSDLDRERASGYNITVTCSDEGVPSLSSSVTLTLQISDVNDNAPVFERSSYEAYIVENNTPGLSIFTVTARDADWNQNARVSYILEDSSVNGVPVSSYVSVSADSGVIHAVRSFDYEQIKDFQFRVKAQDGGSPPLSSNVTVKILIQDQNDNPPQVLYPVQTGGSLVAEMVPRSADVGYLVTKVVAVDVDSGQNAWLSYKLQKATDRALFEVGLQNGEIRTIRQVTDKDVVKQRLTVIVEDNGQPSRSATVIVNVAVADSFPEVLSEFTDFTHDKEYNDNLTFYLVLALAVVSFLFITCLVVIISVKIYRWRQSRILYHSNLPVIPYYPPRYSDTLGTGTLQHVYNYEVCRTTDSRKSDCKFGRAGSQNVLIMDPSSTGTMQRIQNEKSILDEPDSPLEVRMPPLQLCQSCMFVH; encoded by the coding sequence ATGACGAGGCAAGTactgctgtttatctgtctcCTCTTCGTCGGCTCAGTGCTCGGGCAGGTCAGCTACTCTATTCCGGAGGAAATGGCCAGAGGATCTTTAGTAGGAAATATAGCACATGATCTAGGTTTGCAAACCAACCGTTTAGCGTCTGGTAAAGCTCGAATCTATACCCGAGATAGCGACGAGTACATCGAGCTGAATAGGGAAAGGGGAGTCCTCCTTGTTAAAGAGAGAATCGACAGAGAGGCGCTATGCAAACAGACGACGCCGTGTGCTTTACATTTTCAGATAATTCTGGAGAATCCTATGGAATTTTACAGTGTTACAATCCAGATTACAGACATCAACGATAATGCACCAACctttgaaaaaagtgaaatgaaattcaAAATTAGTGAGTCTGCGACGGTCGGGGTAAAATTTGTACTGGAAAGAGCTGCGGATCTTGATGTTGGAATAAACGATCTTAAAAGCTACCAATTAAAACCAACAGACAATTTTGCTCTGAAACTGTACAATAACGctgatggaaataaaaatgttgagatGGTGTTGCAGAAGCCtttagacagagagaaacaagagcAGATATCTCTGGTGTTAACAGCTGTAGATGGTGGAGAACCGCAGATGTCAGGAACAATGATGATTCTTATTACGGTTTTAGACGCTAATGATAATGCTCCCGTTTTTACACAGCACACATACAAAGCTACAGTTACTGAGAATTCACCTAAAGGCACAGTTGTAGCTACTGTTACAGCCTCAGATGCAGATCGAGATTCTTATGGTAAAATAACATATTCAATCACGAATACATTAGACGATATCAGGAAATTATTTGAGGTAAATGAGGAAAATGGCGACGTTACTTTAATTGGAAATATTGATTTTGAAGAGTCCCGAAACTATCAAATAAGTCTACTTGCTAGTGATGAAGGAGGACTCACAGATTCGTGCAAATTAGTTGTCGATGTTCAAGACATGAATGACAACACGCCGGAAATCAACATCATGtcaaaatcaaatgtaataTCAGAGGATGCCAAACTAAATACTGTCGTTACAATGATAAACATTGAGGACAAGGATTCAGGAGGAAACGGAAAAGTGCAATGTCTTATAAGCGAAAATGTccctttcattttaaaaacatcaacaaataaTTTCTATAGTTTAGTAACAGACAGTGatctggacagagagagagcttcTGGTTATAATATTACGGTGACCTGCTCTGATGAGGGAGTGCCCTCCCTCTCCAGCAGCGTCACTCTCACCTTACAGATCTCTGATGTGAATGATAACGCGCCTGTCTTTGAGAGGAGCTCATATGAGGCCTACATTGTAGAAAACAACACACCAGGCCTCTCTATATTCACAGTGACAGCCAGAGACGCTGACTGGAACCAGAATGCCCGGGTTTCTTACATACTGGAGGACTCCTCTGTTAACGGAGTGCCAGTCTCCTCATATGTGTCCGTTAGTGCTGATAGTGGAGTCATCCATGCAGTTCGCTCTTTTGACTACGAGCAGATCAAAGATTTCCAGTTCCGCGTCAAAGCGCAGGATGGAGGTTCCCCTCCACTCAGTAGCAATGTGACAGTGAAAATATTGATCCAGGACCAGAACGACAATCCCCCTCAGGTTCTCTACCCAGTCCAGACCGGTGGCTCTCTGGTGGCTGAAATGGTGCCTCGTTCAGCAGATGTGGGCTATCTGGTCACTAAAGTGGTGGCTGTTGATGTGGACTCTGGACAGAATGCCTGGCTCTCCTATAAACTGCagaaagccacagacagggcgCTGTTTGAAGTTGGCTTACAGAATGGAGAAATAAGAACTATCCGCCAGGTGACTGATAAAGATGTTGtgaaacaaagactgactgTTATAGTGGAGGACAACGGGCAGCCCTCTCGTTCAGCTACAGTCATTGTTAACGTGGCGGTGGCAGACAGCTTCCCTGAAGTGCTGTCAGAGTTCACTGACTTTACACACGACAAGGAGTACAATGACAACCTGACTTTTTACTTAGTGTTGGCTCTGGCTGtagtttccttcctcttcatcacgtGTTTAGTGGTTATTATATCAGTGAAAATCTACAGATGGAGACAGTCTCGCATCTTGTATCACTCCAATCTCCCTGTGATTCCATATTATCCACCACGTTACTCAGACACTTTGGGGACAGGGACTCTCCAACACGTGTACAATTACGAGGTGTGCAGGACGACTGACTCCAGAAAGAGTGACTGTAAGTTCGGCAGAGCTGGTAGTCAGAACGTGCTGATAATGGACCCCAGTTCTACAGGGACGATGCAGCGGATACAGAATGAAAAGAGCATCCTGGATGAACCAGACTCTCCTCTAGAGGTTAGAATGCCCCCCCTTCAGTTATGTCAAAGTTGTATGTTTGTTCACTGA
- the LOC122990929 gene encoding protocadherin gamma-A2-like has product MNRQVLFLSLLFLDSVCGQVSYSIPEEMSRGSLVGNIAQDLGLEIKRLVSGKAKIYTRNNDEYIELNRERGVLLVKDRIDREALCTETALCALHFQIILENPMEFYSVTVQITDINDNAPTFETSEMEFKISESAITGAKFVLERAVDLDVGINGVHSYELKPTDNFALKLHNNADGNKNVEMVLQKPLDREKHEQISLVLTAVDGGEPQMSGTMMILITVLDVNDNAPVFTQHTYKATVTENSPKGTVVATVTASDADQGSYSKITYSIPNTLGNVRKIFEVNKENGEVSLIGNIDFEKSRHFEINLLASDDGGLTDFCKLIVDVQDVNDNKPEINIMSKSNVISEDAKLNTVVTMINIEDLDSGENGNVKCFISENVPFILKTSTNNFYSLVTDSDLDRERHSEYNITVTCSDEGVPSLSSSVTLTLQISDVNDNAPVFERSSYEAYIVENNTPGLSIFTVTARDADWNQNARVSYILEDSSVNGVPVSSYVSVSADSGVIHAVRSFDYEQIKDFQFRVKAQDGGSPPLSSNVTVKILIQDQNDNPPQVLYPVQTGGSLVAEMVPRSADVGYLVTKVVAVDVDSGQNAWLSYKLQKATDRALFEVGLQNGEIRTIRQVTDKDAVKQRLTVIVEDNGQPSRSATVIVNVAVADSFPEVLSEFTEFTHDKEYNDNLTFYLVLALAVVSFLFITCLVVIISVKIYRWRQSRILYHSNLPVIPYYPPRYSDTLGTGTLQHVYNYEVCRTTDSRKSDCKFGRAGSQNVLIMDPSSTGTMQRMQSEKSILDEPDSPLEVRPLCKHS; this is encoded by the coding sequence ATGAATCGGCAAGTactgttcctctctctccttttcctcgACTCAGTGTGCGGGCAGGTCAGCTACTCTATTCCAGAGGAAATGTCGAGAGGATCTTTAGTGGGCAACATAGCACAAGATTTAGGTTTAGAAATCAAACGTTTGGTATCCGGTAAAGCTAAGATCTATACTAGGAACAACGACGAATACATCGAGCTCAACCGAGAGAGAGGAGTCCTCCTTGTCAAAGACAGAATCGACAGAGAGGCGCTGTGTACAGAGACGGCGCTTTGTGCTTTACATTTTCAGATTATCTTGGAGAATCCTATGGAGTTTTACAGTGTTACAGTCCAGATTACAGACATCAATGATAATGCACCAACATTTGAAACAAGTGAAATGGAATTCAAAATTAGTGAGTCTGCGATCACCGGGGCAAAATTTGTGTTAGAGAGGGCCGTGGATCTTGATGTGGGAATTAATGGAGTTCATAGTTACGAATTAAAACCAACAGACAATTTTGCTCTGAAACTGCACAATAACGctgatggaaataaaaatgttgagatGGTTCTGCAGAAGCCtttagacagagagaaacacgaGCAGATATCTCTGGTGTTAACGGCTGTAGATGGAGGAGAGCCGCAGATGTCAGGAACAATGATGATTCTTATTACAGTATTAGACGTCAATGATAATGCTCCCGTTTTTACACAGCACACATACAAAGCTACAGTTACTGAGAATTCACCTAAAGGCACAGTTGTAGCTACTGTTACAGCCTCAGATGCTGATCAAGGTTCTTATAGTAAAATAACATATTCAATCCCGAATACATTAGGAAATGTCAGGAAAATATTCGAAGTGAATAAAGAAAACGGTGAAGTTTCATTAATTGGAAATATTGACTTCGAAAAGTcaagacattttgaaattaatttacTCGCTAGTGACGACGGAGGACTCACAgatttttgtaaattaattgtGGATGTGCAAGACGTAAATGATAACAAGCCCGAAATCAACATAATGTCGAAGTCAAATGTGATATCAGAGGATGCCAAACTCAATACTGTCGTTACAATGATAAACATTGAGGACCTAGATTCAGGGGAAAACGGAAACGTGAAATGTTTTATCAGCGAAAATGTgccattcattttaaaaacatcaacaaataaTTTCTATAGTTTAGTAACAGACAGTGAtctggacagagagagacattcTGAGTATAATATTACTGTGACCTGCTCTGATGAGGGAGTGCCCTCCCTCTCCAGCAGCGTCACTCTCACCTTACAGATCTCTGATGTGAATGATAACGCGCCTGTCTTTGAGAGGAGCTCATATGAGGCCTACATTGTAGAAAACAACACACCAGGCCTCTCTATATTCACAGTGACAGCCAGAGACGCTGACTGGAACCAGAATGCCCGCGTTTCTTACATACTGGAGGACTCCTCTGTCAACGGAGTGCCAGTCTCCTCATATGTGTCCGTTAGTGCTGATAGTGGAGTCATCCATGCAGTTCGCTCTTTTGACTACGAGCAGATCAAAGATTTTCAGTTCCGTGTCAAAGCGCAGGATGGAGGTTCCCCTCCACTCAGTAGTAATGTGACTGTGAAAATATTGATCCAGGACCAGAACGACAACCCACCTCAGGTTCTGTACCCAGTCCAGACCGGTGGCTCTCTGGTGGCTGAAATGGTCCCTCGTTCAGCAGATGTGGGTTATCTGGTCACTAAAGTGGTGGCTGTTGATGTGGACTCTGGACAGAATGCCTGGCTCTCCTATAAACTGCagaaagccacagacagggcACTGTTTGAAGTGGGCTTACAGAATGGAGAAATAAGAACTATCCGCCAGGTGACTGATAAAGATGCTGtgaaacaaagactgactgTTATAGTGGAGGACAACGGGCAGCCCTCTCGTTCAGCTACAGTCATTGTTAACGTGGCGGTGGCGGACAGCTTCCCTGAAGTGCTGTCAGAGTTCACTGAATTTACACACGACAAGGAGTACAATGACAACCTGACTTTTTACTTAGTGTTGGCTCTGGCTGtagtttccttcctcttcatcacgtGTTTAGTGGTTATTATATCAGTGAAAATCTACAGATGGAGACAGTCTCGCATCCTGTATCACTCCAATCTCCCTGTGATTCCATATTATCCACCACGTTACTCAGACACTTTGGGGACAGGGACCCTCCAACATGTGTACAATTACGAGGTGTGCAGGACGACTGATTCCAGAAAGAGTGACTGTAAGTTTGGCAGAGCTGGTAGTCAGAACGTGCTGATAATGGACCCCAGTTCTACAGGGACGATGCAGCGGATGCAGAGTGAAAAGAGCATCCTGGATGAACCAGACTCTCCTCTAGAGGTTAGACCACTTTGTAAACATTCATGA
- the LOC122990885 gene encoding protocadherin beta-16-like: MNRQVLLFISFLFLDSVCGQVSYSIPEEMSRGSLVGNIAQDLGLEIKRLASGKAKIYTRNNDEYIELNRERGVLLVKDRIDREALCTETALCALHFQIILENPMELYSVTVQITDINDNAPTFEKGEMKFKISESAITGAKFVLERAVDLDVGINDLQNYELKPTGHFALKLHNNANGHTNVEMVLQKPLDREKHEQISLVLTAVDGGEPQMSGTMMILITVLDVNDNAPVFTQHTYKATVTENSPKGTVVATVTASDADQGSNGKITYSITNTLDNVRKVFEINEENGEVSLIGDTDFEKSRHFEINLLASDDGGLTDSCKLIVDVQDVNDNKPEINIISKSNVISEDAKLNTVVTMINIEDLDSGENGNVKCFISENVPFILKTSTGNFYSLVTDSDLDRERASHYNITVTCSDDGMPSLSSSVTLTLQISDVNDNAPVFERSSYEAYIVENNTPGLSIFTVKARDADWNQNARVSYILEDSSVNGVPVSSYVSVSADSGVIHAVRSFDYEQIKDFQFRVKAQDGGSPPLSSNVTVKILIQDQNDNPPQVLYPVQTGGSLVAEMVPRSADVGYLVTKVVAVDVDSGQNAWLSYKLQKATDRALFEVGLQNGEIRTIRQVTDKDAVKQRLTVIVEDNGQPSRSATVIVNVAVADSFPEVLSEFTDFTHDKEYNDNLTFYLVLALAVVSFLFITCLVVIISVKIYRWRQSRILYHSNLPVIPYYPPRYSDTLGTGTLQHVYNYEVCRTTDSRKSDCKFGRAGSQNVLIMDPSSTGTMQRIQSEKSILDEPDSPLEVRMPPSLVMSKLYV; the protein is encoded by the coding sequence ATGAATCGGCAAGTACTGTTGttcatctctttccttttcctcgACTCAGTGTGCGGGCAGGTCAGCTACTCTATTCCAGAGGAAATGTCGAGAGGATCTTTAGTGGGCAACATAGCACAAGATTTAGGTTTAGAAATCAAACGTTTGGCATCCGGTAAAGCTAAGATCTATACTAGGAACAACGACGAGTACATCGAGCTCAACCGAGAGAGAGGAGTCCTCCTTGTCAAAGACAGAATCGACAGAGAGGCGCTGTGTACAGAAACGGCGCTTTGTGCTTTACATTTTCAGATTATCTTGGAGAATCCTATGGAGCTTTACAGTGTTACAGTCCAGATTACAGATATCAATGATAATGCACCAACATTTGAAAAAGGTGAAATGAAATTCAAAATTAGTGAGTCTGCGATCACCGGGGCAAAATTTGTCTTAGAGAGGGCCGTGGATCTTGATGTGGGAATTAATGATCTACAAAATTACGAATTAAAACCAACAGGTCATTTTGCTTTAAAACTCCACAATAACGCCAATGGTCATACAAATGTTGAGATGGTGCTGCAGAAGCCtttagacagagagaaacacgaGCAGATATCTCTGGTGTTAACGGCTGTAGATGGAGGAGAGCCGCAGATGTCAGGAACAATGATGATTCTTATTACAGTTTTAGACGTCAATGATAATGCTCCCGTTTTTACACAGCACACATACAAAGCTACAGTTACTGAGAATTCACCTAAAGGCACAGTTGTAGCTACTGTTACAGCCTCAGATGCAGATCAAGGTTCAAATGGTAAAATAACATATTCAATCACGAATACATTAGACAATGTCAGGAAAGTATTTGAGATAAATGAAGAAAACGGTGAAGTTTCATTAATTGGCGACACTGACTTCGAAAAGTcaagacattttgaaattaatttacTCGCTAGTGACGACGGAGGACTCACAGATTCTTGTAAATTGATTGTTGATGTGCAAGACGTAAATGATAACAAGCCCGAAATTAACATAATATCGAAGTCAAATGTGATATCAGAGGATGCCAAACTCAATACTGTCGTTACAATGATAAACATTGAGGACCTAGATTCAGGGGAAAACGGAAACGTGAAATGTTTTATCAGCGAAAATGTgccattcattttaaaaacatcgACGGGTAATTTCTATAGTTTAGTAACAGACAGTGATCTGGACAGAGAAAGAGCTTCTCATTATAATATTACTGTAACCTGCTCTGATGACGGAATGCCCTCCCTCTCCAGCAGCGTCACTCTCACCTTACAGATCTCTGATGTGAATGATAACGCGCCTGTCTTTGAGAGGAGCTCATATGAGGCCTACATTGTGGAAAACAACACACCAGGCCTCTCTATATTCACAGTGAAAGCCAGAGACGCTGACTGGAACCAGAATGCCCGTGTTTCTTACATACTGGAGGACTCCTCTGTCAACGGAGTGCCAGTCTCCTCATATGTGTCCGTTAGTGCTGATAGTGGAGTCATCCATGCAGTTCGGTCCTTTGACTATGAGCAGATCAAAGATTTCCAGTTCCGCGTCAAAGCGCAGGATGGAGGTTCCCCTCCACTCAGTAGCAATGTGACTGTCAAAATATTGATCCAGGACCAGAACGACAACCCCCCTCAGGTTCTGTACCCAGTCCAGACTGGTGGCTCTCTGGTGGCAGAAATGGTGCCTCGTTCAGCAGATGTGGGTTATCTGGTCACTAAAGTGGTGGCTGTTGATGTGGACTCTGGACAGAATGCCTGGCTCTCCTATAAACTGCagaaagccacagacagggcgCTGTTTGAAGTGGGCTTACAGAATGGAGAAATAAGAACTATCCGCCAGGTGACTGATAAAGATGCTGtgaaacaaagactgactgTTATAGTGGAGGACAACGGGCAGCCCTCTCGTTCAGCTACAGTCATTGTTAACGTGGCGGTGGCGGACAGCTTCCCTGAAGTGCTGTCAGAGTTCACTGACTTTACACACGACAAGGAGTACAATGACAACCTGACTTTTTACTTAGTGTTGGCTCTGGCTGtagtttccttcctcttcatcacgtGTTTAGTGGTTATTATATCAGTGAAAATCTACAGATGGAGACAGTCTCGCATCCTGTATCACTCCAATCTCCCTGTGATTCCATATTATCCACCACGTTACTCAGACACTTTGGGGACAGGGACTCTCCAACACGTGTACAATTACGAGGTGTGCAGGACGACTGACTCCAGAAAGAGTGACTGTAAGTTCGGCAGAGCTGGTAGTCAGAACGTGCTGATAATGGACCCCAGTTCTACAGGGACGATGCAGCGGATACAGAGTGAAAAGAGCATCCTGGATGAACCAGACTCTCCTCTAGAGGTTAGAATGCCCCCGTCTTTGGTTATGTCAAAGCtgtatgtttaa